In a genomic window of Vigna angularis cultivar LongXiaoDou No.4 chromosome 6, ASM1680809v1, whole genome shotgun sequence:
- the LOC128197567 gene encoding ribulose bisphosphate carboxylase large chain-like, with protein sequence MSCREGFMSPQIETKASVGFKAGVKEYKLTYYIPDYETKDTDILAAFLVTPQPGVPPEEAGAAVAAESSTGTWTTVWTDGLTSLDHYRGRCYHIEPVAGEENQYVAYVAYPLDLFEESSVTNMFTSIFGNVFGFKALRALRLEDLRIPTTYIKTFQGSPHGIQVKRDKLNKYGRPLLGCTIKPKLGLSAKNYGRAVYECLREGLDFTKDDENVNSQPFMHWRDRSLFCAEAIYKSQAETGEIKGHYLNATAGTCEEMMKRAIFARELGVPIIIHDYLTGGFTANTSLAHYCRDNGLLLHIHCAMHAFIDIQKNHGMHFRVLAKALNLSGGDHVHSGTVVGKLEWERQNPQLRTVV encoded by the exons ATGAGTTGTAGGGAGGGATTTATGTCACCACAAATAGAGACTAAAGCAAGTGTTGGGTTCAAAGCTggtgttaaagaatataaattgACTTATTATATTCCTGACTATGAAACCAAAGATACTGATATCTTGGCAGCATTCTTAGTAACTCCTCAACCTGGAGTTCCACCTGAAGAAGCAGGTGCTGCAGTAGCCGCCGAATCTTCTACTGGTACATGGACAACTGTGTGGACCGATGGGCTTACCAGTCTTGATCATTACAGAGGACGATGCTATCACATCGAACCTGTTGCTGGGGAAGAAAATCAATATGTTGCTTACGTAGCTTATCCCTTAGACCTTTTTGAAGAAAGTTCTGTTACTAACATGTTTACTTCTATTTTCGGTAATGTATTTGGGTTCAAGGCACTGCGTGCTCTACGTTTGGAGGATTTGCGAATCCCAACCACTTATATTAAAACTTTCCAAGGTTCACCTCATGGCATCCAAGTTAAGAGAGATAAATTGAACAAGTATGGTCGTCCCCTATTAGGATGtactattaaacctaaattggGGTTATCCGCTAAGAATTATGGTAGAGCTGTTTATGAATGTCTTCGTGAGGGACTTGATTTTACCAAAGATGATGAAAATGTTAATTCCCAACCATTTATGCACTGGAGAGACCGTTCCCTATTTTGTGCTGAAGCGATTTATAAATCACAGGCTGAAACAGGTGAAATCAAAGGGCATTACTTGAATGCAACTGCGGGTACATGCGAAGAAATGATGAAAAGAGCTATATTTGCCAGGGAATTAGGTGTTCCTATCATAATACATGATTATTTAACAGGGGGATTCACTGCAAATACTAGCTTGGCTCATTATTGCCGAGATAATGGTCTACTTCTTCATATACATTGTGCAATGCATGCATTTATCGACATACAAAAGAATCATGGTATGCACTTTCGTGTATTAGCTAAAGCATTAAATTTGTCTGGTGGAGATCATGTCCACTCCGGTACCGTAGTAGGTAAACTTGAATGGGAAAGACAAAATCCTCAGTTGAGA ACTGTTGTATAA
- the LOC108340960 gene encoding CBS domain-containing protein CBSX5: MAARLSRHELSDLCLGKPPLRSLSVDDTVADALAALKKIDDNYVSVWNCHHSFIRKPQPKHQTTISKCTTCTCIGKVCMVDIICFLSKPQNLSSPSAALNSPISAILHQTSSLLVRHLPPTASLAEAIDVMHEGVHNLVIPIQNQFEVFDSNLRHADKTTYCWLTQEDIFRYLLNSIGVFSPTAASPINTLGAIDTQNLFAVCYNDPASSVLDLLSLSLIYQSSVAIVDPNGKFVGEISPFVLNSCDEAVVPAMATLSAGDFTSYIDCGGPPEDLVQLVKERVEDKNLSELLPDETGLCSWSSFSSSCSSDEDSCSGKNWKLGGYSGRVGRRSEAMVCYRWSSLVAVMIQALAHRVSYVWVVEEDGTLTGIVTFQAMLKVFREHLKFMC, encoded by the exons ATGGCAGCTAGATTGTCGAGGCATGAGTTATCCGACCTCTGTCTTGGGAAACCGCCACTCAGGTCTCTCTCCGTCGACGACACCGTAGCCGACGCCCTCGCCGCCCTAAAAAAGATCGACGACAACTACGTTTCCGTCTGGAACTGCCATCACTCCTTCATTAGGAAACCACAACCAAAGCACCAAACCACTATTTCCAAATGCACCACCTGCACCTGCATCGGTAAGGTTTGCATGGTCGACATCATCTGCTTCCTCTCCAAACCCCAAAACCTCTCCTCCCCTTCCGCCGCCCTCAATTCCCCCATCTCCGCCATCCTCCACCAAACCTCCTCTCTCCTCGTCCGCCACCTTCCACCCACTGCCAG TTTGGCCGAGGCTATAGATGTTATGCATGAAGGGGTGCACAACCTGGTGATACCAATACAGAATCAGTTCGAAGTTTTTGACTCCAACTTGCGGCACGCTGACAAAACCACCTACTGTTGGCTCACCCAAGAGGACATCTTCCGGTATCTCCTCAACTCAATCGGTGTGTTTTCCCCAACAGCGGCTAGCCCCATCAACACCTTAGGCGCCATCGACACGCAAAACCTCTTTGCAGTGTGCTACAATGACCCTGCGTCCTCTGTTTTGGACCTCTTGTCCCTGTCCCTCATATACCAAAGCTCCGTCGCCATTGTTGACCCCAATGGCAAGTTCGTTGGCGAAATCTCGCCATTTGTGCTCAACTCCTGCGATGAGGCCGTTGTGCCTGCCATGGCAACGCTCTCTGCCGGCGACTTCACTTCTTACATTGACTGTGGCGGCCCACCGGAGGACTTGGTGCAGTTGGTGAAGGAGAGGGTGGAAGACAAGAACCTCTCAGAGTTGCTCCCTGACGAAACAGGTCTTTGTTCAtggtcttctttttcttctagtTGTTCCTCCGACGAAGATTCTTGCTCCGGGAAGAATTGGAAGCTTGGAGGGTACTCTGGGAGGGTGGGGAGAAGGTCTGAAGCGATGGTGTGTTACCGGTGGAGTTCTCTGGTGGCGGTGATGATTCAGGCTCTGGCTCATCGTGTAAGCTACGTGTGGGTTGTGGAAGAAGATGGAACCTTGACTGGCATTGTTACTTTCCAAGCAATGTTGAAAGTTTTCAGAGAGCACCTTAAATTCATGTGCTAA